From the genome of Nicotiana tabacum cultivar K326 chromosome 2, ASM71507v2, whole genome shotgun sequence:
CCCCGAAAAGGGAGGCGTGAGTTTAAGGACccgtttgaccatagattttgtcaaaataaacttagattttatttggcaaacacatgtttggccatagattttgcctacattttggccaaatcccaaatcacaaatcccaatgggccaaaatatcactattatattttttaaaaattgccccacacttttatattttataaaagagcccaccatttattattttgtaacgatgttgcttcgtcttctcggtcatctgatagtgtatcatgtagttcattataaaaatgataattttgtatcaaatttatttatgttcaggactatggtttgcgataatataatgaatgttattgataatggtactgttgggtatttgtgatagtttttagaacttgtgagTATAAGTCATATTTCatgttttttttcaaatcaaactttacccaaaacagatgtccaaacacattttcatctccaaaccaaacttcaccaaaatcagatttttcagaataaatttaaaaatctatggccaaacgctagctaaattAATGAGATTCTAAAATGGATACCAAAAAACTtggaaaaccaaaaaataaaataaaaaagaaatacatTATTGAACAATGTTTTAAGCAAAACTAGCTTGGTACAAAAACAGCTTTGATTATAGTTTGAGGACAATTTTGCAAATTTATTCGTACTTTCTGTGACTTTTGAAGGGGCAAAACGATAATTGGCAGCTACTGCAGCCTACTACTACTGTCTcaactcaaaactcaaaactcgAAGCTCGAGTTCGGGTCTGTAGTTCGGATCCTACCGACCGGTAACGATGAGTTTGTCTCTCATACAAGGCTACTCCTCGGcggaggaggaagaagaacaagaagaacctcagTACCAGAAATTATCCTCCGACGAGGAAAACGACGACGTTGTTCCACACAAAAATCGATACAAACCCATATTTGACCCTAAccctgcttcatcttcttcgcttCCTTCAGCTCTTGCTGCCTTTTCCGAAGTAAAATTTCCTTAAattccttttattattattactattactattggTATTatcttttttatgttattttgttgTAATGTGAAGTGCCGTGTGAAACATTTATGTTTGGAAATTATTGGAGATTTCAGGGCCGCCGCAGTTTTTGAACAACAGTGTTGAAGAAGCTGGAAAGGAGGTGGAGGGGCAGCGACACGGTCACCGTAAGTACAGCAGAAACAAGAATGATTTACCAGCTGGTACTTTTCTAGCTCCTAACACTTCTTTTTATTCTATATATGATGGTATTTATTGGTGCTGTAATTATACAATGTCCCTTGAACAATTTATCATTTAACATCAGCTATTAGTATGGCTTGGTAACAAAGGGTGTAGCCTAATGATCAATGAGGTGGGTGAAAACCTGAAAAATCGGGGTTCACATTCCAGCGGAGATAAGAAACCCTAGGTAATTTTTTTCCATCTATCTAAGCCTTGTCGGGGAGAGTTATCCGGTAGCTATAACATAGGTAACCCAAAGTGAATGCAACTTAAATAGCTTATAGATATAGTCTGCAGTCCAATGTTTCTACTTTTTCACGAACACGGCGTTTAATAATCTAAGATAGAGAAACAAATCCTATCTCTAAAGGGGTTCAACTCAATATGtgtatcctttggccaccaatatAGCCTTCAAGTCGTCGACTGCTCCATcaacttttgttgactttataGACCCACTTGTAGCCCACTATTGATTTCCCTAGAGGCAAGAAAAGCTCTGTTTCTCTGATAGTGATATGCTGAcaatcttttctttaaaatgggGCATGTCAATTTTTTGCACTAGGAAGTATCTTTAATTGAATAATTGTGTCGACTACCACCACGCTATTTGTTCCTATTCTTTTGTTTAGTCATCTTTGTGACAATAAAGGAGAATCTCTAATGGTCAGACGGTTTgtacattttccttttttatctttCACCCTTATAGGTGCTGTAGTGGAGTCAAAGGCTCAGTTAGTAGGGATACATGAGAGGGTCAGAAGTGATGTTGATGGGAGCATCCCAAGGACAGCCACTGGTCAAGCAAATGTTTCTGTTGGCACTGTACAAGGAGGCAAACCTGTGCCAACTGCGAGCTATCCTGGTGCAGAAGATGCGGCAGAGCTTCTGAGGTAGGGATTATCATTTCGATTGAGCGGTCCATTATCTGAATCTCAACTTTGTGAGCTGGATTAATGTCATTATTATCGTAAATTGAATGCTAGAATTAGTTATATGTGtttggtatttttaattttctgtatCTTGTGCGGTTCACTTTAGTGAAGCGTGAGCTTCACCTCTTGTTTTACACTTCAAACTCCATGGACCTTGTCATTTTGGCGGTTTTCACTTTTAAAaacaacaatttatttttaagaatgtCATTAATATTTGAAATACGTGTACGACTAGATAATTTTGATAGTTGACACCCTACTAAAGGTTTTAATATTTCATACGCCTTTCACTATCTCGAGATTTCAAATGCATTTAACGCTTAAGTTTGAATTACAATGTCATGTGTTTTCCTTTCCTAACCTTATAAACAAGCTCTAGTACTTAATTTTATACTTTTATACTATTACTAACACATTGTATAAGTATAAGTCAAACTAAGTTATTAAGCTGTGCGATGGTGAAAATTGAAGACATAAAAGGCAATCGAGGGGGTTTACTAAATAAGATAAACAATCCTACCATAGAGACCAGATTTACAGCTGCTGTATCCATTTGAATCATAAGTAAAAAAAAGATGCTTTTTACAAAGGCGCAGCTGTTGGATCCAGTGAGGAGCATGGTTTGTTTTTGGTTGGTTTATTGTTGTGAACCTTTGAAGTAGATGCAGAAGATATTGGACATAACATATTGGTGAAGATTTAGAGACCACCTTTTATTAGCTTGACTGCCTGAGAAGGATGAACATAAAAATAGTAGATTTGAAAAAATAGCATCCATGTAAAACTTCCTGCATGCATTTTCATGTATGGTATGTGGTTGCAGAAGTGTTTAGTATTGATATCCtttgaatctcagttttgtcAATCTAGCTATTAAAAACTATCGCCTATGTTTTTCCTGTGGCTGACCCCACCTGCCTGTAAAGAAGGGCAGGAAGGGGACTGAGAACGATTGAAGTCAAGCTCTAAAGTCCAGACAATTTTTTTTGCTGTCTGGAATAATCACTTCGCACTAACGTTGATCATTTGCTTTGTTAGTTGTACTAAGTTCACATTTTGCTTTAACGCTGTGACGAGACTAATTTATGATGCAATTTCTGTTATCATTGAAAGAGAACATCGCTGCTGTTTAATTATTTTCCTTGATTCAGCTTTTAATGTATCTCTCCTTTTATTAAGTGGTGATGACTTGTGAGATTTTATCTTTGTGTTAAGCTGAAAACTTCCCTCTTGTTTTCAATTTGGACTCTTGGCGCCAAGAGAAATcagcaaaaaggaaaaagaaaaggatcaTGCTTGATGGTTGGACTGGATCTGTTAAACCAATACTCAGTTCATTTGTGTAATTCTATAGTTGTTGATAAGTTTGGAACCAAAGTTAGGTTGACAACTTATAGAGGAGCAGCTACTGATTCTGCAAGAagtattttttgtttgttttcatcGGTGGTGTATATAAGATTATCAATTGCTAGCATGCAGAGAGTGTTCGggaaaacataaatacataaccattggaTACATAATATCCTATCCTAGCATGATTATATCCtgcaaagtaatttttttttttttggggatgGTTATCCTGCAAGTAAGTTTTTGCTTTTCAACACTTCTATTTATCTCGAATCCTCTGAGAGGTGATAGATTTTAGTGATTAATATGGCTATTCCTATATGTGGTACCCGCAATTCAAGCGTCATGAGTTCAGGCCTCCCATCTTGGCTACCGTACTTATGTTTCCCTAACCAAAAATGGCATAGAAAATATGTCAAGCAGTGGGCTCATTCTTTTCTCATCCTGCTTCACCCTTTGTTGGGTTGCACTAGTGATGAATTTAATTGTAGACGCCTAGATGCATTAGCTTGAATTTTTCTAGAAGTGTTCATTGCCATGGCAACACTGTGAACCCCACTATAATTTCTGTTCCCTCCAGGGTAGGGCAGTCCCTGCAAAGTAAGAACCGCACCTCTATTTAACCTAGTACGTATTAGTTCTTTTTCTAGAGACTGCTGAatgaactttctttttcttttttctattggATGAAGTATATGCCGCATTAGGATGTGATTAGGATTATATATCATTATATGACAATGTGACTATGTGTGCTAGTTCTTTTATTGAGAGTATTGATTGCAGTTTCATTTATATACTATCTTTTGATGAAATGCATCTTGTATTAGGATGTGCTTGAGGTGTGGAATTCCCAAAACATACACGCACGCAAGAGGGATGGTGTGCCCAGCTTGCAGTGATCGGCCTGTAGACACTGACGAAGAGCCAGTCAAGAAGAAGGGCTCTACCATCAAAGACAAGGAGAAGAATAAGAGGATGAAGGGGCAGTCGTCCCATGCATCATGGAAAAGCGAGACAGAAATGCATCTCCGCCAGCAATTTGACTAGTCAAGTCTACAACAATTGGGTCGAATTATATGTAGGTCCTCCAGTGGCATAATCAATCAACTCTGTACTTTTAACAGATCTACCCGGCTGAAGTGAATTTAGGAATTGTGCATAACCTGTGATGTAGATTCTGGTTGGTGTTAAAGCTAAAGTGCCACCACTTTGTTCTTTTTTGGCCTCTTTGTTCGTTTTCCTCAAGATGTATCACATTTCAACTGAAATTGGGTTTTAGATACTTTTTGTTTGGAAGAAGTCGTGCAGTCAACAAGTGCTTCAGATAGAAAGGATTGCGTCTGTTAATGATCACTTGTTTTAGTTTCGATATAGCTAATGATTGTTTGGCCTTTTATTCCATCATATCCAACGTATGCATTAGTGTCTAAGCAGACAACAGTGCCAGTGGTTTCTTGGCAGTGTTAAATGATGATCTAAGCTTAACGAAAAACCGTTTAATTTATCTAAGGTAACTCATGATATGGTGAGGTGACATACCTCTGTTCTACAGTTATCAAGAAAAAACAGCTGCTTAGAAAAGACTCTTTCTTTCAATAATACATAAAGTAGGCCAGTTTCTCTCCGAGGGATCAAGTGAGAAATCCAGATATCTTATGATTAAATGCAAATAGTTCATTGTATTAGTGGGAGGTGGCAATGCTCGATGGAATTGTAGAAGTGCATTAAAGCTAATCCAGACACCTGGATCACCTCCATCTTAagaataaaaatgacaaataaatcacaaaGCATAAGAAAGAAGGGTAATTGGGGTTGAGAAAATTCTATGCACAATTACAAATAAAAGTTTGCTTTTTAAATGGTTTGCGGAGATTTAGGAAAGGGGTAAAAATGGTTTCAGAGAAAAGTGGTCGAAGGGAGTTAAGAGTTTTGATGCACAAAaaccaaagaaaattttcttcttGGGAAAACTTGACCAGACACTCATTTAGAGGGTTTAGAGTTTGGTCCTACTGTTGACTTCATCATACATCACGTAGATCAATTTCTCGACTTAATGAGGTTTGTTTATGATCATGGGACATTGTTGCCACAGATCCAAGTTTACGACTGGAAATTGGTGAGGGTCAACCAATGCCTTGTAAGATTGTCTAATATTTACCTTTCTTTGTCGGAACCTGATTCACTGGCTGGAAAGCTAATAAGAAATGAGTGTTATGCAGAAGTCCTATTGTAAATTCACCAACGGTCATCACATTTTTAGTTTACTGTACCAAAATCACTAAAAGTTTTTGtcacttaaaaaataaat
Proteins encoded in this window:
- the LOC107801751 gene encoding uncharacterized protein LOC107801751 translates to MSLSLIQGYSSAEEEEEQEEPQYQKLSSDEENDDVVPHKNRYKPIFDPNPASSSSLPSALAAFSEISGPPQFLNNSVEEAGKEVEGQRHGHRKYSRNKNDLPAGAVVESKAQLVGIHERVRSDVDGSIPRTATGQANVSVGTVQGGKPVPTASYPGAEDAAELLRMCLRCGIPKTYTHARGMVCPACSDRPVDTDEEPVKKKGSTIKDKEKNKRMKGQSSHASWKSETEMHLRQQFD